A single genomic interval of Chitinophaga sp. 180180018-3 harbors:
- a CDS encoding acetyl-CoA C-acyltransferase — MQEAYIVAGYRTAVGKSKRGGFRFYRSDDLAVDVITGLLKSLPQLDPKRVDDLIVGNAVPEAEQGLQIGRMISVRALGIDVPGMTVNRYCASGLETIAIATAKIQSGMADCIIAGGTESMSLVPVAGWKTVPNYTVASTNPDYYIGMGLTAEAVANEFKVSRQDQDEFSYNSHQKALNAIKNGYFKEGILPISVEEVYVDEKGKKQKRSFTVDTDEGPRADTSLDALAKLKPVFAAGGSVTAGNSSQTSDGAAFVVVMSERMVNELGLQPIGRLVGCVSAGVHPRIMGIGPVAAVPKVLQRTGKKLQDIDLVELNEAFASQSIAVIRELGIDPNIVNINGGAIALGHPLGCTGAKLTVQMLGDLKRLNKKYGIVTACVGGGQGIAGIIERL; from the coding sequence ATGCAAGAAGCGTATATAGTTGCCGGATACCGCACCGCGGTAGGAAAGTCCAAAAGAGGGGGATTTCGCTTTTACAGATCCGATGACCTGGCAGTGGATGTTATTACCGGATTACTCAAATCTCTGCCACAGCTGGATCCTAAAAGGGTTGATGATCTGATCGTCGGAAACGCCGTGCCGGAAGCAGAGCAGGGCCTGCAGATCGGTCGCATGATCTCGGTAAGAGCTTTGGGAATTGATGTGCCGGGAATGACGGTAAACCGGTATTGTGCATCCGGACTGGAAACTATCGCCATCGCTACGGCTAAGATACAATCCGGTATGGCCGACTGTATCATTGCCGGTGGGACGGAAAGTATGAGCCTGGTGCCGGTTGCAGGTTGGAAAACAGTACCTAACTATACCGTTGCAAGTACAAATCCCGATTATTATATCGGTATGGGACTCACCGCTGAAGCAGTGGCTAATGAATTCAAAGTAAGCCGCCAGGACCAGGATGAGTTCTCATATAATTCGCACCAGAAAGCCCTGAATGCCATTAAAAACGGCTATTTTAAGGAAGGAATACTCCCCATTTCTGTGGAGGAAGTATATGTAGATGAGAAAGGGAAGAAACAAAAACGATCGTTTACAGTTGATACCGATGAAGGGCCTCGCGCAGATACTTCTTTAGACGCTCTGGCCAAACTTAAACCTGTGTTTGCTGCCGGCGGTTCTGTTACAGCAGGCAACTCCTCCCAAACATCCGATGGTGCAGCCTTTGTGGTGGTAATGAGTGAGCGTATGGTAAATGAACTGGGACTGCAACCTATTGGTCGCCTCGTTGGCTGCGTTTCCGCCGGCGTTCACCCGCGTATCATGGGAATAGGCCCTGTGGCAGCGGTTCCTAAAGTGCTGCAGCGTACCGGAAAAAAGCTACAGGATATTGATCTGGTGGAATTGAATGAAGCATTTGCTTCGCAGTCGATCGCAGTAATACGCGAACTGGGAATAGATCCCAATATCGTCAATATCAACGGTGGGGCGATTGCACTGGGCCACCCGCTGGGTTGTACCGGCGCTAAACTGACGGTGCAGATGCTTGGCGATTTGAAAAGATTGAATAAAAAATACGGTATTGTTACAGCCTGCGTAGGCGGTGGGCAGGGAATTGCCGGTATTATTGAAAGACTTTGA
- a CDS encoding SusC/RagA family TonB-linked outer membrane protein: MKLFLFMRIARGRAFALLLFLNFAAVAAYSQVKISGRVTDEQQAPVPGITVVIKNTRSGAMTDPDGRYTINAQLQPGNYTLSFSGIGFAPKEAVLVIAAGTSVYVQNEQLSSAVSRLDEIVVTGTSEGTTRRQLGNYISTVKADELNKGGTGNVLAALQGKTAGAQITQNSGDPSGAISVKLRGISTISGSTEPLYIIDGVIIDNSTTRVTNADPNYAGDNFVGSVGQNRLADINPADIERVEVLNGAAAAAIYGSRANAGVVQIFTKRGSSGAPVVSFSTSLSINQLRKKLDVNQSPTKFGGSPDDSTQNILTPAVVSTTPVNRHNYQDYIFRTGVGTDNNVSVAGGQNKTKYYASASYFYNQGIIRNTDFSRYSFRLNLDQEINDWISMNASMNYVYSSSDEKPDGNTFYSPMNAVTIIGNYYDIQRRNALGQLMKVGERGRVNPVSVIEDFKQQEHVGRIIAGAGIKLRPIKNLTVDYRLGIDNYNQEGTTFMPAFAYNVSPAFYGGGPSLDPSQNGYASAGNNNSFMLNHDLNATYNWDINSKLTSVTQVGYSVQYQRMHFTLEQGRGMPPFVQTADKATTIIPGADQRTELSVSGEYIQQNFKYRNQLFVTGALRMDGSSVFGVDQRNQLYAKLSGSYVLSGTDFWEKSAVNKWWNLLKIRAAYGESGNLTGIPAYGRYNTYNATAFIGAAAFQSPGTYTNPNVKPEKQKELEVGTDLAFLNNRISVSVNYYHKRVEDLLISRAIAPTNGYSFYLNNIGTLQNTGVEVMLSATPVKTKDFSWNLTAIYNRNRNKAVDIGQSLILYNTVGGAPVGIANGEPIGFFYGTFFARDASGNMLKTPAGIPVTEAGTQNTPLTYTVARDPATGLPPAKATALNRKIGDPNPMYTGTLTNDFQYKQLGLHVQLDAVQGVDVFNADFRTRQGVDNGKVAEMEDRGQLPRGYISGVYNIQEWRVDNGSFVKLREVSLSYDFGKLKPFSDLAVSLGGRNLVSWDHYKGYDPEINAAGQSTVLRGIDFGAVPIPRSYNLTVRARF, encoded by the coding sequence ATGAAGCTGTTTTTGTTTATGAGAATAGCCAGAGGCAGGGCCTTTGCGCTATTACTATTCCTGAATTTTGCAGCGGTTGCTGCATATTCGCAGGTGAAAATTTCCGGCCGCGTTACAGATGAACAACAGGCGCCTGTTCCGGGGATAACGGTGGTTATTAAGAATACCAGGTCGGGAGCAATGACGGATCCCGATGGGCGTTACACGATCAACGCGCAGCTACAGCCTGGGAATTACACGCTTTCCTTTTCCGGTATTGGTTTTGCGCCAAAGGAAGCTGTGCTGGTGATCGCAGCTGGTACTTCGGTGTATGTACAAAATGAACAATTATCGTCCGCTGTATCCAGGCTGGATGAAATTGTCGTAACCGGTACATCAGAAGGAACAACCCGCCGCCAGTTAGGAAACTACATCAGCACCGTGAAAGCTGATGAATTGAATAAGGGAGGAACGGGCAACGTGCTGGCGGCATTGCAGGGAAAAACAGCCGGTGCACAGATTACGCAGAATTCCGGAGATCCTTCAGGTGCCATCTCTGTAAAGCTGCGAGGTATCAGTACTATATCCGGATCTACAGAGCCGCTGTATATTATTGATGGTGTGATCATAGATAACTCAACCACTCGTGTTACCAACGCAGATCCAAACTACGCCGGTGATAATTTTGTAGGAAGTGTGGGCCAGAACCGGTTGGCGGATATAAACCCGGCGGATATCGAAAGGGTGGAAGTGCTTAATGGCGCTGCTGCCGCCGCCATATACGGATCACGGGCTAATGCGGGCGTGGTACAAATTTTCACTAAACGCGGCAGCTCCGGTGCTCCGGTGGTGAGTTTTTCTACCAGTCTTTCTATTAACCAGCTCCGGAAAAAACTGGATGTGAATCAATCTCCAACAAAGTTCGGTGGTTCACCTGACGACTCTACACAGAATATACTCACGCCTGCAGTAGTGAGCACCACGCCGGTAAACAGGCATAACTACCAGGACTATATTTTCCGTACTGGCGTGGGTACAGATAACAACGTGTCGGTGGCCGGAGGTCAGAACAAAACGAAGTATTATGCATCTGCCAGTTATTTTTATAACCAGGGTATTATCAGGAATACAGACTTCAGCCGTTACAGCTTCCGCCTCAATCTCGACCAGGAGATTAACGACTGGATCAGTATGAATGCCAGCATGAACTATGTATATAGCAGTTCTGATGAAAAGCCGGATGGGAACACATTTTATTCACCTATGAATGCAGTTACCATCATTGGTAATTATTACGATATACAACGGCGCAACGCGCTGGGCCAGCTGATGAAAGTTGGTGAACGCGGAAGAGTGAATCCTGTTTCAGTGATAGAAGATTTTAAGCAACAGGAACATGTAGGCAGGATCATTGCGGGAGCGGGAATCAAGCTGCGTCCGATCAAAAATCTGACAGTAGATTACAGGCTGGGTATCGATAACTACAATCAGGAAGGAACCACGTTTATGCCGGCATTTGCATATAATGTGAGCCCCGCCTTTTATGGCGGCGGCCCCTCGCTTGATCCGTCGCAGAATGGTTACGCCAGTGCGGGAAACAATAATTCCTTCATGCTTAACCACGATCTCAACGCTACCTATAACTGGGATATCAACAGCAAACTGACTTCTGTAACACAGGTTGGTTATTCCGTACAATACCAGCGGATGCATTTTACGCTGGAGCAGGGAAGAGGTATGCCGCCGTTTGTACAAACAGCAGACAAGGCTACTACCATCATTCCTGGCGCCGATCAGCGTACTGAATTATCTGTTTCCGGAGAGTACATCCAGCAAAATTTTAAATATCGCAATCAACTGTTTGTGACAGGTGCGTTACGTATGGATGGATCTTCGGTATTTGGGGTAGATCAGCGTAATCAGCTATATGCAAAGTTGAGCGGCTCTTATGTATTATCAGGAACGGATTTTTGGGAAAAATCAGCGGTTAATAAATGGTGGAACCTGCTGAAGATTAGGGCCGCCTATGGCGAATCCGGCAACCTGACTGGTATACCGGCGTATGGCCGGTATAATACTTATAATGCCACCGCCTTTATCGGTGCCGCAGCGTTTCAGTCGCCCGGTACCTATACCAATCCTAATGTGAAACCAGAAAAACAAAAAGAACTGGAAGTGGGAACCGATCTGGCATTCTTAAATAATCGTATATCCGTTTCCGTTAACTACTATCATAAGCGTGTGGAAGATTTGCTGATCAGCAGAGCGATTGCACCAACCAATGGTTATTCTTTTTATCTCAACAATATAGGCACGCTGCAGAATACCGGTGTGGAAGTAATGCTGAGTGCTACTCCGGTTAAAACAAAGGATTTTTCCTGGAACCTGACAGCAATCTATAACCGTAACCGCAATAAAGCCGTGGATATTGGCCAGTCGCTCATCCTGTACAATACGGTGGGAGGAGCGCCGGTAGGCATTGCTAATGGCGAGCCGATAGGTTTTTTCTACGGAACCTTCTTTGCGCGGGATGCCAGCGGCAATATGCTGAAAACACCGGCAGGTATACCTGTTACAGAAGCAGGTACTCAGAATACCCCACTAACGTATACGGTTGCACGTGATCCGGCAACAGGGTTACCCCCTGCAAAAGCAACGGCGCTAAATAGAAAGATCGGAGATCCGAATCCGATGTATACAGGAACATTGACAAACGATTTTCAGTATAAGCAACTGGGGCTGCATGTGCAGCTGGATGCGGTACAGGGAGTGGATGTATTTAATGCCGACTTCAGAACCCGTCAGGGAGTTGATAACGGTAAGGTGGCAGAAATGGAAGACAGAGGGCAGCTGCCGCGAGGCTACATCTCAGGGGTTTATAATATCCAGGAGTGGAGAGTCGACAATGGTTCATTTGTTAAGCTAAGAGAAGTATCATTAAGCTATGATTTCGGTAAGCTAAAGCCGTTCAGCGATCTGGCTGTCAGCCTGGGAGGGCGCAACCTGGTTTCCTGGGATCATTACAAAGGCTATGATCCGGAGATCAACGCAGCAGGACAAAGCACAGTATTGCGTGGAATTGATTTCGGAGCAGTGCCTATTCCCAGAAGTTATAACCTGACAGTTCGTGCAAGATTCTAA
- a CDS encoding helix-turn-helix transcriptional regulator, whose amino-acid sequence MNAYNKRFLKKIRKALRLSQQEMSGRLGVQRACYASYELGRRNGGDFFFERMLEVFGIDMRQPAEMHRIVFDDPGKVRLDVYRYLSKLEIYDNG is encoded by the coding sequence ATGAACGCATATAATAAACGATTTCTGAAAAAGATCAGGAAAGCCCTTCGGCTTTCGCAGCAGGAAATGAGCGGTCGACTTGGCGTACAGCGTGCCTGCTATGCCAGCTATGAACTGGGGCGGCGAAATGGCGGTGATTTCTTTTTTGAGCGAATGCTGGAGGTATTTGGAATTGATATGAGGCAACCGGCAGAGATGCACAGAATTGTATTTGATGATCCGGGAAAGGTGCGTCTTGATGTGTATAGATATCTGAGTAAGCTGGAGATATATGATAATGGTTAA
- a CDS encoding WG repeat-containing protein, with product MHLYNLADVPAIVKEKHQELLPAEADRETNYFFTMLMDWEEEFPLFFHPLFIHGITALPKENGGTEGGLYALSEKGIAALREFYDFIEAHQAVLLDDVGAFLQAKKKLFQYFDEKIKQNYFRLFSTDIYTIGEDDESYIQFVEVLKGGIEKNNTLIREAIAADDPLLLDKCLFSSAAGSIQSFRQYLNMALYDYGWALIRSSAHPSQNMLFEENELLGIKDSLGDILLPAEYDAIYEYPFYGELAVVSKDGKYGYINRRAKLVIPCSYDEAFEFFGGYARVVINGKFGAIDEDGEIVIPAIYEDASVLDGGVFAVKKENEWGIVVASGAVMLPFQPAESITPIEGGSHVYFRVETPAGDSLFFTHRFKPLSVQPDDKIAVAGGYYVITRGDKTALLDVTGEELLPFATQQFFWMAELSVFMIAINKGKGLYLPGSGWLVEPLYSNISSLHIPEEEEHREHYAVINNREKAGLFAIGEKSHWVFPVAYFNFSYLKKGFWGYSTSSANWGVAGADGTIVTEPIYNSLNGKMGWIPDAVAIGIKENEILKVREDGSARPMSAQEVLDEMEHFNSAGAINPGIDVWLKARRAAKKAIGLYHEGMEAFSEGRYEEAVRKLEQSAAGHCFEAMTDLGRLYETVDGYGDGEKAMGLYRKAAQLGEKRAVKRMKEDG from the coding sequence ATGCATTTATATAACCTGGCGGATGTTCCGGCGATAGTAAAAGAGAAACATCAGGAGTTGTTGCCCGCTGAAGCCGATCGTGAGACCAACTATTTTTTTACCATGTTGATGGATTGGGAGGAGGAATTTCCTTTGTTCTTCCATCCATTGTTTATCCATGGCATCACAGCGTTGCCAAAGGAGAACGGTGGCACCGAAGGCGGCTTGTATGCGCTGTCGGAAAAAGGAATTGCGGCTCTCCGTGAGTTTTATGATTTTATTGAAGCACATCAGGCCGTGTTGTTAGATGACGTGGGTGCTTTTCTTCAGGCTAAAAAGAAACTGTTTCAATATTTTGACGAGAAAATTAAGCAGAACTATTTTCGTTTGTTTTCTACAGACATATACACCATTGGAGAGGATGATGAAAGCTATATACAGTTTGTAGAAGTGTTGAAAGGTGGTATAGAGAAAAATAATACACTAATCCGCGAAGCCATTGCAGCCGATGATCCTTTGTTGCTGGATAAATGTTTGTTCTCATCAGCAGCAGGCAGCATACAATCGTTCCGGCAATATCTGAATATGGCATTGTACGACTATGGCTGGGCGCTGATCAGATCTTCTGCACATCCTTCACAGAACATGCTGTTTGAGGAGAATGAACTATTGGGGATAAAAGATTCGCTGGGGGATATCTTACTGCCAGCCGAATATGATGCGATATATGAGTACCCTTTTTATGGAGAGCTCGCAGTAGTTTCTAAAGATGGAAAATACGGTTATATCAACCGTCGTGCTAAACTGGTAATCCCCTGCAGCTATGATGAGGCGTTCGAGTTTTTCGGAGGCTATGCACGCGTTGTAATCAATGGAAAGTTTGGTGCGATTGATGAGGATGGCGAAATTGTTATACCAGCTATTTATGAAGATGCCAGTGTACTTGATGGGGGCGTATTTGCTGTTAAAAAGGAAAACGAATGGGGAATTGTTGTTGCTTCCGGCGCAGTGATGCTGCCATTTCAACCCGCGGAAAGTATCACTCCGATAGAGGGTGGCAGTCATGTCTATTTCCGGGTAGAAACACCAGCCGGAGATAGTCTGTTTTTTACACACCGGTTCAAACCCTTATCTGTACAGCCGGATGATAAGATAGCTGTTGCCGGAGGATATTATGTCATTACCCGTGGAGATAAAACAGCGTTGCTGGATGTAACAGGCGAAGAACTGTTGCCCTTTGCAACGCAGCAATTCTTCTGGATGGCGGAGTTGTCCGTATTCATGATAGCGATCAATAAAGGCAAGGGCCTTTATTTGCCGGGAAGTGGCTGGCTGGTGGAGCCTTTATATAGTAATATATCCTCCCTGCATATACCAGAAGAAGAAGAGCACAGGGAGCATTATGCTGTTATCAACAATCGGGAGAAAGCAGGACTTTTCGCTATTGGTGAAAAATCTCATTGGGTGTTTCCGGTAGCATATTTTAATTTCAGCTACCTGAAAAAAGGTTTTTGGGGTTATAGTACTTCGTCTGCAAACTGGGGAGTGGCCGGGGCAGATGGAACGATCGTTACCGAGCCTATATATAATTCTCTGAACGGGAAAATGGGATGGATTCCCGATGCGGTTGCCATTGGAATCAAAGAGAATGAAATTTTAAAGGTTCGGGAAGATGGAAGTGCACGGCCTATGTCGGCGCAGGAAGTATTGGATGAGATGGAGCATTTCAATTCAGCAGGTGCCATTAATCCCGGGATAGATGTATGGCTCAAAGCCAGGCGGGCAGCAAAGAAAGCGATAGGGCTATATCATGAGGGAATGGAAGCATTCAGTGAGGGCAGGTACGAAGAGGCGGTGCGGAAATTGGAGCAGTCGGCGGCGGGGCATTGTTTTGAAGCGATGACGGATTTGGGGCGGTTGTATGAAACGGTGGATGGGTATGGGGATGGGGAGAAGGCGATGGGGTTATATAGGAAGGCAGCGCAGCTGGGGGAGAAGAGGGCGGTGAAGAGAATGAAGGAGGATGGATAG
- a CDS encoding DUF1800 domain-containing protein has protein sequence MDRRQFLTLSPDRSHTRAQAPFARAATGMAPYAGAWSTLQIIHLLKRTMFGVSPADLNAFKGLGMQQAVDKLLSTQPDPQPLINNYGVDSTGVAPGAVWVRAALGDDMLERKRMASYKAWWTGQMINQQQSIHEKMVLFWHNHFVTETTTVNDSRFIYQYNLTLRQNALGNFKALTKAITLDPAMLVYLNGYLNSKGAADENYARELHELFTVGKGPDSHYTEDDVRATARVLTGFRVDRVNISSYFDTTKHDITNKDFSSFYGNKTISGKTGPDGATEVDDLLNIIFAQPEVAKFICRKLYRFFVYYDIDQATETNVIGPLADIFRSSGYDIKVALNALFTSEHFFDPANMACLIKSPADFCIGLCREYNVQFPADYPTRYAAWGAIHDRAASMLQDFGDPPLVAGWEAYYQAPSFHELWINTDTLPKRNRLSDAFISTAGFSNLHIDSLAFASQLPHPEDPAALVSDSLDILYRVGVSDNVKAFLKNTILLSGQNPDSNYYWTQAWNAWKASPGDATLKENVETRLQALYKYIMDLSEYQLA, from the coding sequence ATGGATCGCAGACAATTCCTAACCTTATCGCCAGATCGCTCCCACACGCGGGCTCAGGCCCCTTTTGCCCGCGCCGCTACTGGCATGGCCCCGTACGCCGGCGCCTGGAGCACCCTACAAATTATTCATCTCCTTAAACGCACCATGTTCGGCGTTTCACCCGCCGATCTCAATGCCTTTAAAGGATTGGGCATGCAACAGGCAGTCGATAAACTCCTGTCCACCCAGCCCGATCCCCAGCCTCTCATCAATAACTATGGGGTGGATAGCACCGGCGTTGCTCCCGGCGCCGTCTGGGTCAGAGCCGCCCTCGGTGATGATATGCTGGAGAGAAAAAGGATGGCTTCCTATAAAGCCTGGTGGACAGGCCAAATGATTAACCAACAGCAAAGCATACACGAAAAAATGGTGCTCTTCTGGCATAATCATTTCGTGACCGAAACAACGACGGTGAACGATAGCCGTTTCATCTACCAGTATAACCTTACCCTGCGCCAAAATGCACTCGGTAATTTCAAGGCGCTTACCAAGGCAATCACCCTGGATCCCGCTATGTTGGTATATCTCAACGGATATCTGAACTCCAAAGGAGCTGCCGATGAAAACTATGCCCGGGAATTACATGAGCTTTTTACCGTTGGTAAAGGCCCTGATTCTCATTATACGGAAGATGATGTAAGGGCCACTGCACGCGTGCTCACCGGTTTTAGAGTAGATCGTGTAAACATCTCCAGCTACTTCGATACCACTAAGCACGACATCACCAATAAAGATTTTTCCAGCTTTTATGGCAACAAAACCATATCCGGTAAAACCGGCCCGGATGGCGCTACTGAGGTCGATGATCTGCTGAATATCATCTTCGCGCAACCGGAAGTGGCGAAATTTATCTGCCGGAAATTATACCGCTTCTTTGTTTACTATGATATCGATCAGGCTACCGAAACCAATGTGATAGGTCCGCTGGCCGATATCTTCCGCAGCAGCGGATATGATATCAAAGTGGCGCTCAACGCCCTCTTCACCAGCGAACACTTCTTCGATCCCGCTAACATGGCCTGCCTGATTAAAAGCCCCGCTGATTTCTGCATTGGCCTCTGCCGGGAATATAATGTACAGTTCCCTGCAGATTATCCCACCAGATACGCGGCCTGGGGAGCTATCCACGACCGTGCCGCTTCCATGCTGCAGGACTTTGGAGATCCGCCGCTGGTGGCCGGTTGGGAGGCCTATTACCAGGCTCCGTCCTTTCATGAATTGTGGATAAATACAGATACGCTGCCTAAACGCAACCGGCTCTCTGATGCATTCATCAGCACCGCCGGATTCAGTAATCTGCATATCGATTCGCTCGCCTTTGCCAGTCAGCTGCCCCACCCCGAGGACCCTGCTGCATTGGTCAGCGATTCCTTGGATATATTATATCGTGTAGGCGTTTCCGATAATGTAAAAGCTTTTCTGAAAAATACTATCCTGCTCAGCGGGCAAAACCCCGACAGTAACTACTATTGGACGCAGGCCTGGAACGCCTGGAAGGCGTCGCCCGGTGATGCCACGCTGAAAGAAAATGTGGAAACACGCCTGCAGGCACTGTATAAATACATTATGGATCTGTCGGAATACCAACTCGCCTGA
- a CDS encoding RagB/SusD family nutrient uptake outer membrane protein: MKRYISFGLLLIVLFSCKKDYRDPSGPSSQEAYSTPAALANTAVGLQAWYSKDRTGLLYTTVASGSLLTGETFVTNPGNTDEAQIGAGGSKILTTNAVVTGMWAVSNKIRYEADSILRHTNVIVSDKAFASGLIAYASIFKALAIGVQANFWEQIPANTGKPDTITTDVTFIPGKQGYALAVAALDNAINTVTTTPIGGGFSAYSTDTIKMVSTLYALKARYALCAGDYAGALAAAGKVPLQDRSPFAFNAQITNPIFTLVTATNNIYNVVDSSMGLPVGLQPNLADKRVPFYILTQQTKKPRFIINGFFRSNVISVPIYLPGEMTLIKAECYTRMHDIANGLAELNKVVTKRIADDAFGVGAELPPVTATTEAALLTLIYQQRRIELFMNGQELEDSRRFGRPVAERKRNYFPYPFVERNDNPNTPPDPDF; encoded by the coding sequence ATGAAACGATATATTTCATTTGGCTTATTATTGATAGTTTTATTTTCCTGTAAGAAGGATTACAGGGATCCATCGGGTCCATCATCCCAGGAAGCGTACAGCACACCGGCGGCATTGGCTAATACAGCCGTAGGGCTGCAGGCCTGGTATTCGAAAGACAGAACAGGGTTACTTTATACAACAGTAGCATCCGGAAGTTTGCTTACGGGAGAAACCTTTGTGACAAACCCCGGAAATACCGACGAGGCGCAGATTGGCGCAGGGGGCAGTAAAATTCTGACTACGAACGCTGTAGTGACCGGCATGTGGGCAGTGTCGAACAAGATACGTTATGAGGCGGATAGTATTCTGCGCCACACTAACGTAATCGTTTCTGATAAAGCGTTTGCGAGTGGACTTATCGCTTATGCCTCTATATTCAAAGCGCTGGCAATAGGTGTACAGGCTAATTTCTGGGAGCAGATACCAGCTAACACCGGTAAGCCGGACACCATTACAACGGATGTAACATTCATTCCCGGTAAACAGGGATATGCGCTGGCAGTGGCAGCATTGGACAATGCCATCAATACAGTAACAACAACGCCGATAGGTGGTGGTTTTAGTGCCTACTCTACCGATACGATAAAAATGGTGAGTACACTTTATGCATTGAAAGCCAGGTACGCGCTATGCGCCGGTGATTATGCAGGCGCGCTGGCAGCAGCAGGCAAGGTGCCATTGCAGGACAGATCTCCGTTTGCATTCAATGCGCAGATCACAAACCCGATCTTTACACTGGTAACAGCAACGAACAATATCTACAACGTAGTAGATTCTTCCATGGGGCTGCCAGTTGGATTACAACCCAATCTGGCTGACAAGCGGGTACCGTTTTACATACTAACACAGCAAACCAAAAAGCCACGGTTCATTATCAACGGCTTTTTCCGGTCCAACGTAATTTCGGTGCCCATTTATCTTCCGGGGGAAATGACATTGATCAAAGCAGAGTGTTATACACGTATGCATGATATAGCCAACGGGCTGGCAGAGCTGAATAAAGTAGTGACAAAGAGAATTGCGGATGATGCTTTTGGCGTGGGAGCGGAGCTGCCGCCGGTAACAGCAACCACAGAAGCAGCATTGCTGACACTTATTTATCAGCAGAGAAGGATAGAATTATTTATGAATGGTCAGGAGCTGGAAGATAGCCGCCGGTTTGGACGGCCGGTAGCGGAACGGAAGAGGAATTATTTCCCGTATCCGTTTGTGGAGAGGAATGATAATCCGAATACACCACCGGATCCGGATTTTTGA